AATGTTAGCTCATCCGTATTACAATTTCCTTTTAAAATATAAGCACTAGGATTCAAATTATGGATAACATTAAAAACCCGATTGGTTTCTGAATGTCCTGTAATAACACCTGTTTTAATATCAATATTTTTTTTTTGAATAGCTTTAATTAAGGCTTCACCTCCGTCTAAAGTGATATTTTCATCTGTATTATCAAAACTTAAGTCAGTAAAAACAATATCAAAAGGTGTCTTTTGAATTGCTGTTTTTATTTTAGAAAAAGCTTCATCGCAACAATTAGTAGTTTCTATAACTAAATTATCAATATTTTTTAGGCACGAAAGTATGCCTTCAAGTATTAATTGATGGTCATCAACTACCAGTATTTTTATTGGTCCAAGCATTTAAGGGGATTTGAATATTAGTTTGTGTTCCATTACCTACTTCACTTTTAATATTTAGAGTTCCGTTTAACTCTTCAACACGTTCTTGTAGGTTTTGTAAACCAATTCCTTTTTTAATAGCATTGGTATTAAAACCAACTCCATTATCTTTAATGAGCAA
The Tenacibaculum pacificus DNA segment above includes these coding regions:
- a CDS encoding response regulator transcription factor, with the translated sequence MLGPIKILVVDDHQLILEGILSCLKNIDNLVIETTNCCDEAFSKIKTAIQKTPFDIVFTDLSFDNTDENITLDGGEALIKAIQKKNIDIKTGVITGHSETNRVFNVIHNLNPSAYILKGNCNTDELTFAIKKIIKGEVYYTHEIHQKLLKRALIEIQMDDVAIQILKELPRHSKISNLEGFIKKTDGSLVKLRSIEARLSKLRNNLQAHNNTDLVLKAKELGILD